The genome window GCGGTGGCCAGGGCGTCGTCGGCCGAGCCCAGCACCCCGGCCGCTCCGGGGGCCGCCACCACCAGCAGGTTCTTGACCCACTGCTTGGGCCGGCAGGCCACCAGGAGGGCGACCGGGAGGCTGCGGTGGCGGACCGGGACGGCGGGGCCCGCCACCCCGCCTCGGGTCACCGCGCCGCCAGCCGTCGCCACACCGGGCGGGGCAGCAGGCGCAGCACCCCGAAGACGGCCCGCAGGACGGCGGGCGACCACACCGTCTCCCGCCCCTTGCGCAGGCCGGCCACGATGTCGGCGGCCACCGCCTCGGGGGTGGTGGAGAAGGGGGCGGGGTCCATGCCCTCGGTCATGCGGGTGGTCACGAAGCCGGGCCGCACCACCATCACCCGGGCCCCCGAGCCGTGCAGGGAGTCGCCCAGCCCCTGGGCGAAGGCGTCCACGCCGGCCTTGGTCGAGCCGTAGACGTAGTTGTCGCTCCGGCCCCGCACCCCGGCCACCGAGGACAGCGCCACCAGGGTGCCGTGGCCCTGGGCCCGCAGGCGGTCGGCCACCACCAGCCCGGCCGACACCGCCCCGGTGTAGTTCACGCCCGCGGCCTGGACGGCGGCGCCGGGGTCCCGGTCGAAGGTGTCCTGGTCGCCCAGGACCCCGAAGGCCAGCAGCACGACGTCGACGTCGCCGCCGTCGAACACGGCCCCGATGGCCTTCTCGTGGGTGTCGGGGGCGGCGGCGTCGAAGGTCACCACCTCGACCTCGGCCCCGGTGGCGGCGATGTCCTCGGCCGCCTCGTCCAGGCGGGGCGAGGGGCGCCCGGCCAGCACCACCCGCCGGCACCGGTCGCCGACCAGGAGGTGGACCGTGGCCCGGGCGATGTCGGACGCCCCGCCCAGGACCAGGACGGACTGGACCCCCCCGGTGCTGTCACGCATGGGGGCCGGAGGTGGGACGGGGGTGCACGGGCCCGACGATAGTTGTCCGCCCCCCGGCGCCACGAGAGTCACAGCACCCGACGGCGATCTCGCCGCCCCGGATCCCGCCGTCAGCCGTCGATGTGCTTCTTGATGAGCTCGACCCGCTGCTCGCTGGCGTTGACGTCGTCGCCCTGCTCCCGCAGCAGGCGGGCCCGGTCCCGCTCGGCCTCGCGGGTCGCCACCGTGGTGTCGGCCCGCTCCAGGGCGGCCTCCACCCCGTGCTCGGTGATGAACTCGGCCCAGTCGACCAGGGCCTCCACCATGTCGGCCTCGGGCACCACGGCCACGTTGCGGCCCTTGACGAACAGGTGGCCCCGCTTGTTGCCGGCGGCGATGCCGATGTCGGCGTCCCGGGCCTCCCCGGGGCCGTTGACCACGCAGCCCATGACCGCCACCTGCAGGGGGATCTCCTTGTCGGCGAAGGCGTCCTGGGCCCGCCGGGCCACGTCGATGACGTCGATCTCGGCCCGCCCGCAGCTGGGGCAGGCGATGAGGTCCACGTTGGTGCGCTCCCGCAGGCCCAGGATCTCCAGCAGCAGGCGCCCGGCCCGGGCCTCCTCGACGGGGTCGGCGGTGAGCGAGTAGCGGATGGTGTCGCCGATGCCCTCGGCCAGCAGGGCCCCGATGCCGGCGGTGGACTTCACCAGCCCCCCGGGCAGCGGGCCGGCCTCGGTGACGCCCAGGTGCAGGGGGGCGTCGGTCTCCTCCGAGAGCAGGCGGTAGGCGTCGATCATGAGCGGCACGCTGGAGGCCTTGACCGAGATCTTGACGTCGTGGAAGTCGACGTCCTCGAAGTGCGCCATCTCGATCTTGGCCGACTCGACCATGGCCTCGGGGGTGACGGTGCCGCCGTGCTTCTCGTACAGCGCCGGGTCGAGCGAGCCGCCGTTCACCCCGATGCGGATGGGCACCCCCCGGTCGCGGGCCTCCGACGCCACCGCCTTGATGTGCTCGGGCCGGCGGATGTTGCCGGGGTTGAGGCGGAGGCAGGCCACCCCCGCCTCCAGGGCGGCCAGGCCCATGCGGTGGTTGTGGTGGATGTCGGCCACCAGCGGGACCGGCGAGCGGGGCACGATGCGGGCCAGGCCGGCGGCGGCCTCGGCGTCGTTGCAGGTGCAGCGCACGATGTCGGCCCCGGCCGCGGCCAGGGCGTAGATCTGCTGGAGGGTGCCGTCGACGTCGGCCGTCTTGGTGGTGGTCATCGACTGGACCGACACCGGGGCGCCGGCGCCCACGGTCACCGGGCTACTGGGGTGGGCCAGGGTGACGGACCGGGTGGGGCGGCGGTCCGCGGTGCTGCGGACCTCCATCAGTTCACCGTCAAGGGGCTGGCGATGTCGAGGTACAGGGTGGAGGCGAACAGCAGGGCCAGGGCCCCCACCACCGCGTAGGTCATGGGTAGCAACCGGCCCACGTCGGCGAAGTAGCGCTGGGACAGGTGCCGGCGCCGCTCCTGGAACCGCTCGTAGACGGCGATGGCCACGTGGCCCCCGTCGAAGGGCAGCATGGGCAGCAGGTTGAACAGCCCGATGAACACGTTCATGAGGGCGAAGAGCAGGAGGACCCCGGCCACGCCACCGGTGTCGCCCAGGCCCACCCCGAGGCGGAACACGCCCAGCAGGGACAGCAGGCGGTTCTCCTCGGAGCTCTCGGGCTCGTCGGCCGACGACGCCGCCGACGGCCGCACTGGCCGGTCGGGCTCGTCGACCGCCGCCGGCTCGTCCCGGGCGTTGGCCACCTGGCTGCCGAAGTCGGACAGGCGGGACGGGGAGAACACCCGGGCCAGGCCGACCGTCGACTCCCTGGTGATGTTGCCGAACTCCCGGAACGTGGCCGGCACCGCGGCCAGCACGCCCAGGCGCTCCTCGGGCACGGTCTGGCCCACGCCCAGGAAGCCCACCGCGGGGTCGGCCTCGTGGGGGGCCAGGGTGGCCGTGGTCTCGAAGGTGCGGCCGTCGCGCTCGACGGTGAGGGCCACCTCGTCGCCGGGCCGGTCGTACACCACCTCCCGGAGCGACTCGAAGGTGGGGGTGGGCCGGCCGTCGAGGGCCACCACGTCGTCGCCGTCGCGCAGGCCGGCGGCGAAGGCCGGGGTGCCCTGCTCCACGCCCTCCACCCGCCACTGGTCCTCGTCGGGGGTCAGGGTGCCGGCGGGCAGGCCCACGCCGGCCAGGAGGATGAAGATCAGGCCCAGGGCCAGCAGGAAGTGCACCGTGGAGCCGGCCACGGCCACGCCGATGCGGGCCCAGAACGGCTTCTGGCGGTAGGTCAGGGCCTCATCGGCGGGGTCGACCTCCTCGATGTTGTGCATGCCCACGATCTTCACGTAGGCCCCGGCCGGGACCAGCTTGAGCCCGTACTCGGTCTCGCCCCGCTGGATCGACCACACCCGGGGGCCGAAGCCCAGGAAGAACTCGGTGACCTTCATGCCGGCCCGCTTGGCCATCACGAAGTGGCCCAGCTCGTGGAGGGTGATCATCACCACGATGCCCAGCACCATGACCAGGCCCCAGGCCCCGGTGGTGGCGGTCAGCAGGACCAGGAGGCCGAGCACCACGCCGAGCCGGGCCCACTGGCCGGCGGTCATGGACGGGGCGGGGCCCGGGTCGTCCGGGGCCGAGCCCTCCGAGGCCGGGCCCTCCGGGGGGGCCTCGACGGGGGTGGGGGGATGCTGGTCGATGGACACCGTGGCTCCTGGCTGTCGCCCTAGGCCCGCTCCGAGACCAGCCGGCGGGCCACCTCGCGGGCCCGCCGATCGACCTCGATCACGTCCTCGGCGCTGTCGGGACGCCCCCCATCATGCCGGGAAAGCGCGTCATCGAGGACCTCGGGGATGTCGACCCACCGGATGGCGCCGTCCAGGAAGGCCTGGACCGCCACCTCGTTGGCGGCGTTGAGCCAGGCCGGCGCCCCCCCGCCGGCCCGGCCGGCGGCGTAGGCCAGGCCCAGGCACGGGAACGCCTCGGTGTCGGGCTCCTCGAAGTCCAGGCGCCGCAGCTCGGTCCAGTCGATGCGGCCGAAGGGGGCGGCCAGCCGGTCGGGGAAGGCCAGGGCGTAGCCGATGGGCAGGCGCATGTCGGGCAGGGAGAGCTGGGCCACGGTGGCCCCGTCGGTGAACTCCACCATGGAGTGCACGATCGACTGGGGGTGGACCACCACCTCGATGTGGTCGTAGGCCACGTCGAAGAGCTCGTGGGCCTCGATGACCTCCAGGCCCTTGTTCATCAGGGTGGACGAGTCGACGGTGATCTTGGGGCCCATCGACCACGTGGGGTGGGCCAAGGCATCGTCCACGGTGACGTCGGCCAGCTCGGCCCGGGTCCGACCCCGGAACGGGCCCCCGCTGGCCGTCAGCACCACCCGGGCCACCCGGTCGGGGCCGTCGGCCTCGCCGCTGCGCAGGCACATGTGCACCGCGCAGTGCTCGCTGTCGACGGGCACCAGCTCGGCCCCGGGGGTGTGGCGGACCTGGCGCACCACCGGGCCGCCGGCGATGAGCGACTCCTTGTTGGCCAGGGCCAGGCGCCGGCCAGCCGCCAGGGTGGACAGGGTGACGTGCAGCCCGGCGAACCCGACCACGCCGTTGACGCACACGTCGGCCTCGGCCCCCAGGCTGGCCAGCCCGTCGGTGCCGGCCCTGACGTCCACCCCGGGCAGGGCGGCCGCCACCTCCGGGGCCCGGGCCTCCTCGGCCACCGCCACCACCCGGGCCCCGGTGCGCCGGGCCTGGTCGACCAGCAGGTCGAGGCGGCCGCCCCCGGCCCCCAGGGCCACCACCCGGTAGCGGTCGGGTTCGGCCGCCACCACGTCGAGGGTCTGGGTGCCGATCGACCCGGTCGAGCCGGCGACGGCCACCGTCACGGTCCCGCCGTCGGCGGCCATGGGGACGGGCCCGCTCAGCCGAGGGCGCCGATGCCGAACAGCACGGCGCCGAAGTACACGGCGGGCAGCACGAACAGCAGGCCGTCGAAGCGATCGAGGGCGCCCCCGTGCTCGGGCAGGAGCGAGCCCATGTCCTTCACGCCCAGGTCGCGCTTGACCAGGGACTGGCACAGGTCGCCGAGCGGGGCGGCCAGGGCGGCCAGGAGGCCCACGGACAGGGCGTCTACCGGGTCGTCGAAGGGGGCCAGGCCGAACAGCCCGACCA of Acidimicrobiales bacterium contains these proteins:
- the dxr gene encoding 1-deoxy-D-xylulose-5-phosphate reductoisomerase; translation: MAADGGTVTVAVAGSTGSIGTQTLDVVAAEPDRYRVVALGAGGGRLDLLVDQARRTGARVVAVAEEARAPEVAAALPGVDVRAGTDGLASLGAEADVCVNGVVGFAGLHVTLSTLAAGRRLALANKESLIAGGPVVRQVRHTPGAELVPVDSEHCAVHMCLRSGEADGPDRVARVVLTASGGPFRGRTRAELADVTVDDALAHPTWSMGPKITVDSSTLMNKGLEVIEAHELFDVAYDHIEVVVHPQSIVHSMVEFTDGATVAQLSLPDMRLPIGYALAFPDRLAAPFGRIDWTELRRLDFEEPDTEAFPCLGLAYAAGRAGGGAPAWLNAANEVAVQAFLDGAIRWVDIPEVLDDALSRHDGGRPDSAEDVIEVDRRAREVARRLVSERA
- a CDS encoding decaprenylphospho-beta-D-erythro-pentofuranosid-2-ulose 2-reductase — translated: MRDSTGGVQSVLVLGGASDIARATVHLLVGDRCRRVVLAGRPSPRLDEAAEDIAATGAEVEVVTFDAAAPDTHEKAIGAVFDGGDVDVVLLAFGVLGDQDTFDRDPGAAVQAAGVNYTGAVSAGLVVADRLRAQGHGTLVALSSVAGVRGRSDNYVYGSTKAGVDAFAQGLGDSLHGSGARVMVVRPGFVTTRMTEGMDPAPFSTTPEAVAADIVAGLRKGRETVWSPAVLRAVFGVLRLLPRPVWRRLAAR
- a CDS encoding M50 family metallopeptidase, with protein sequence MSIDQHPPTPVEAPPEGPASEGSAPDDPGPAPSMTAGQWARLGVVLGLLVLLTATTGAWGLVMVLGIVVMITLHELGHFVMAKRAGMKVTEFFLGFGPRVWSIQRGETEYGLKLVPAGAYVKIVGMHNIEEVDPADEALTYRQKPFWARIGVAVAGSTVHFLLALGLIFILLAGVGLPAGTLTPDEDQWRVEGVEQGTPAFAAGLRDGDDVVALDGRPTPTFESLREVVYDRPGDEVALTVERDGRTFETTATLAPHEADPAVGFLGVGQTVPEERLGVLAAVPATFREFGNITRESTVGLARVFSPSRLSDFGSQVANARDEPAAVDEPDRPVRPSAASSADEPESSEENRLLSLLGVFRLGVGLGDTGGVAGVLLLFALMNVFIGLFNLLPMLPFDGGHVAIAVYERFQERRRHLSQRYFADVGRLLPMTYAVVGALALLFASTLYLDIASPLTVN
- the ispG gene encoding flavodoxin-dependent (E)-4-hydroxy-3-methylbut-2-enyl-diphosphate synthase, yielding MEVRSTADRRPTRSVTLAHPSSPVTVGAGAPVSVQSMTTTKTADVDGTLQQIYALAAAGADIVRCTCNDAEAAAGLARIVPRSPVPLVADIHHNHRMGLAALEAGVACLRLNPGNIRRPEHIKAVASEARDRGVPIRIGVNGGSLDPALYEKHGGTVTPEAMVESAKIEMAHFEDVDFHDVKISVKASSVPLMIDAYRLLSEETDAPLHLGVTEAGPLPGGLVKSTAGIGALLAEGIGDTIRYSLTADPVEEARAGRLLLEILGLRERTNVDLIACPSCGRAEIDVIDVARRAQDAFADKEIPLQVAVMGCVVNGPGEARDADIGIAAGNKRGHLFVKGRNVAVVPEADMVEALVDWAEFITEHGVEAALERADTTVATREAERDRARLLREQGDDVNASEQRVELIKKHIDG